In Cryptococcus deuterogattii R265 chromosome 4, complete sequence, a genomic segment contains:
- a CDS encoding nuclear protein SNF4 yields MSSTSPTASFRPNQRSSQTYHPQISTSTASSTASQPFSDRAPVSIARRPSRATHPPMAPPRPLTHDEALEALRAFLKERSSYDVFPVSFRLIVLDTQLKVKKALDVMLLYGVVSAPLWNTSSAQFAGMFTVQDVIHLIQYYYHTSSWEGATADVEQFRLQSIRDIEKVLHVPPPPLLYVHPLRPLYDACRYLIRTHARRLPLIDKDPQTNGEVVISVLTQYRVLKFIAMNCRDITQYLTASVQELGIGTYVSPNPDPSNTNKFWPIAAATMKTTVFDVVHMFSEQGISAVPIVDDQGKVLNLYETVDVITLVRNGAYTSLDLTIAQALKQRAVDFAGVVTCSPKDSLSAIFSLIKIRRVHRLVVVAGQDDGQPGRLVGVISLSDIMRALIGSDIPLGGAGVGAMVVDRALREEGEEGVFARSEGSRSAGTSTEGQSTE; encoded by the exons ATGtcctccacatctcctACAGCATCCTTCCGCCCCAACCAACGGTCCTCTCAAACCTATCATCCCCAAATCTCAACTTCCACAGCTTCATCCACAGCTTCTCAACCCTTCTCCGACCGTGCTCCCGTTTCTATCGCCCGCCGCCCATCACGTGCAACACATCCGCCAATGGCCCCTCCAAGGCCGCTGACTCATGATGAAGCTCTCGAAGCACTTCGAGCTTTTCTGAAAGAACGCTCAAGCTATGATGTCTTCCCAGTCAGTTTTAGGCTGATAGTGCTTGACACGCAGTtaaaagtgaagaaggcatTGGATGTAATGCTATTATATG GGGTAGTCTCTGCGCCTTTATGGAACACATCATCAGCACAGTTTGCTG GGATGTTTACTGTTCAAGATGTCATCCATCTAATCCAGTACTATTATCATACTTCAAGTTGGGAAGGTGCCACAGCGGACGTAGAGCAGTTCAGATTGCAGAGTATCAGAG ATATTGAAAAGGTTCTTCACGTtccgcctccaccactCCTCTATGTACATCCTCTCCGCCCATTATATGACGCCTGTCGATATCTTATTCGCACGCATGCTCGGCGCCTTCCGCTCATTGACAAAGATCCACAAACCAACGGGGAGGTGGTGATCAGTGTCTTGACCCAGTACAGGGTACTGAAATTCATCGCCATGAAT TGCCGAGATATTACACAATACCTTACTGCTTCTGTCCAGGAACTTGGCATCGGAACATATGTTTCGCCCAATCCTGATCCTTCAAACACCAACAAGTTTTGGCCGATAGCTGCGGCCACAATGAAAACAACAGTGTTTGATGTGGTTCATATGTTCTCGGAGCAGGGAATTAGTGCCGTTCCAATTGTTGATGACCAGGGCAAAGTACTCAATTTATACGAAACTGTAGATGTGATT ACTCTGGTGCGAAATGGTGCATATACTTCGCTTGATTTGACCATCGCACAAGCTCTGAAGCAACGGGCTGTTGACTTCGCTGGTGTGGTCACTTGTTCACCAAAAGATTCCCTTAGCGCAATCTTCAGTTTAATCAAGATTAGAAGAGTGCATAGGTTGGTAGTTGTTGCAGGACAGGATGATGGACAACCAGGGAGGCTGGTGGGTGTGATTAGCTTGAGTGATATAATGCGCGCATTAATT GGAAGTGATATTCCTCTCGGGGGCGCTGGTGTGGGGGCCATGGTCGTGGATCGGGCGTtaagagaagaaggagaagagggtgtTTTTGCTCGGTCTGAAGGGAGCAGAAGCGCAGGCACAAGCACGGAGGGGCAAAGTACAGAGTAG
- a CDS encoding 3-oxo-5-alpha-steroid 4-dehydrogenase 1, whose protein sequence is MLPPKNFLPFLIIFHLFPLHSPVTLCGLIDAPFGRFSRKTSILNLNGNIAWAIMELVSPITFLTTIINDSHPSLNGPSKILSGLFLAHYAHRAIISPLILSPKRSPLHITVVIAATLFNLLNGYLLAVGLVFYPPKEIGWQFIFGVIGWAIGFFGNVYHDEILNDLRRPPTRRIILSHLPEDDASEKERYKVPRGGLFKWISFPNYLCEWLEWACWSFAANPYPLISVPALPHLLRAPDYGDSHMMLSIISKLYWPSRLLAPTWTFVLAEVTSMLPRAVRGHAWYKEKFGNKYPKGRKAVIPGII, encoded by the exons ATGCTCCCCCCAAAGAACTTCCTACCctttctcatcatctttcacctctttcctctgcaCTCACCTGTCACTCTTTGCGGCTTGATAGATGCGCCTTTCGGACGGTTTAGCCGCAAAACCAGTATATTGAATCTCAATG GAAACATAGCATGGGCCATCATGGAGCTCGTTTCT CCTATAACTTTTTTGACGACAATTATAAACgattctcatccttctttgaATGGTCCCTCGAAAATACTCTCA GGGCTATTCCTCGCTCATTATGCCCATCGGGCTATTATATCACCCCTAATCCTTTCACCGAAAAGGTCGCCCCTCCATATTACTGTCGTTATTGCGGCCACacttttcaatctctt GAATGGATATCTTTTGGCCGTTGGCTTAGTTTTTTACCCTCCGAAAGAGATAGGATGGCAATTCATTTTCGGCGTCATCGGATGGGCAATAGGATTCTTTGGGAATGTCTACCATGACGAAATCCTCAACGATCTTCGTCGACCTCCTACACGGAGAATAATATTGAGTCATCTTCCAGAAGATGACGCTTccgaaaaggaaagataCAAAGTGCCGAGGGGTGGGCTATTTAAATGGATCTCATTTCCGAATTACTTGTGTGAATG GCTTGAATGGGCCTGCTGGTCTTTCGCCGCAAACCCATATCCACTCATCTCCGTCCCAGCTCTGCCCCACTTACTGCGCGCCCCCGATTATGGGGATTCTCATATGATGCTGTCCATCATATCAAAGCTTTACTGGCCCTCCCGGCTGCTCGCCCCAACCTGGACATTTGTGCTTGCGGAGGTGACATCGATGTTGCCCAGAGCAGTGAGAGGGCATGCTTGGTACAAGGAAAAGTTCGGTAACAAATATCCCAAAGGTAGGAAAGCAGTCATTCCCGGCATCATTTAG
- a CDS encoding A1 cistron-splicing factor AAR2 yields MDQLNAEQAQALWEAGGFLIITDLPEGSEFGIDGTFHTVRKFSGIKFLPPGLHFIAWSPPSSSTAGPSVIQVRQAFVRNFSAKERYVVHYDNDTENVSLPENDTIMSDDNLKRLDNELAPYPFESFEAWKSLTSHITPTISQSVIGTDGKVDGLMPVIDQEEDTLTRDMREKLEEIKRRSKIFGFTKSLMFVRFNLKKSWRDGAIGEEVTVYSKDKSWLLGNVIDEQLDRNPTALLGHLQLSFILFLHLSSYSSLLTYKRILALLCQSSSFLISPSTFLSPPRLDPNAHVGEGMRILYKELLKTLRVEIEALPDGVFDTELPEMDVFYLDQLENLRRNLAFAIWGEIEEGAACTEPERQSFKALWNALRDSAWKKWKWDIDELGHRVDEEDEDEEGEYAPVVVDM; encoded by the exons ATGGACCAGCTCAATGCAGAACAAGCACAAGCATTATGGGAGGCTGGTGGCTTTCTGATCATCACTGATCTGCCAGAAGGCAGCGAATTCGGTATAGACGGAAC GTTTCATACTGTGCGGAAATTCTCAGGGATCAagtttcttcctccaggaCTTCATTTCATCGCCTGGTCAccaccttcatcctccacagcCGGGCCTTCTGTCATACAGGTTCGCCAAGCGTTTGTTCGCAACTTTTCAGCCAAGGAACGATACGTTGTTCATTACGATAATGATACAGAGAATGTCAGCCTTCCGGAAAATGATACGATCATGTCGGATGATAATCTTAAAAGGTTAGACAATGAACTTGCGCCTTATCCGTTCGAATCATTTGAAGCGTGGAAGTCTCTCACATCACACATTACTCCTACTATATCTCAGTCTGTCATCGGCACTGATGGTAAAGTAGATGGATTAATGCCAGTCATcgatcaagaagaagatactCTGACTCGAGATATGCGAGAGAAGCTAGAAGAAATAAAACGAAGGAGCAAGATTTTTGGCTTCACTAAAAGCTTGATGTTTGTGAGATTCAATCTCAAaaagagctggagagatggggcgatcggagaagaagtcacCGTGTACTCTAAAGATAAAAGCTGGCTATTGGGCAACGTGATTGACGAACAGCTTGATAGGA ATCCAACTGCACTTTTAGGCCATCTTCAGCTGTCATTCatactttttcttcatctctcatcATACTCTTCCCTTTTAACGTACAAAAGGATACTGGCGCTTTTGTGTCAATCTTCGTCCTTCCTTATTTCGCCGTctaccttcctctccccgCCTAGACTAGACCCTAATGCCCAtgtgggagaaggaatgagGATACTTTATAAAGAACTTCTCAAAACTTTACGAGTGGAAATTGAAGCACTCCCTGATGGAGTATTTGACACAGAGCTTCCAGAAATGGATGTCTTTTATCTTGATCAGCTTGAAAACCTTCGCAGAAATCTTGCTTTTGCAATATGGGGCGAGATCGAAGAAGGCGCAGCTTGCACAGAACCTGAACGGCAATCTTTCAAAGCCTTATGGAATGCCCTTCGCGACTCGGCATGGAAAAAGTGGAAATGGGATATTGATGAGTTGGGCCATAgggttgatgaagaagatgaggatgaagaaggagaataCGCCCCAGTAGTCGTTGATATGTAA
- a CDS encoding ribonuclease HI translates to MAPKPGFYAVATGRQPGVYKTWSAAEEQVKGFPSAKYKKFATEQEAKDFVTASRDALSSQPPPFGKRKRAELEDSKAIPIDTHFRATSPATMALPASLPSKLQKIAQQGFNFTESTPHYLVVYTDGSARGNGQVGSRAGAGVWWGSQGEASKQNWAERVPGEPQTNNRGELLAVIRAIERCPFPDIPLEVRCDSQYTISCMTIWLPKWMNNNFRNSNRQEVVNTDLIKHLLVLLRRRGPAGRVKFKYVPAHSGVEGNEAADRLARTGGALPPVSHESNWLDPEDEVVPCGSETHPTEVELEIDEDWLMTAEELAALEQQFV, encoded by the exons AT GGCTCCTAAGCCAGGATTCTATGCCGTTGCAACAGGCAGACAACCGGGGGTCTACAAGACATGGTCTGCGGCGGAGGAGCAAGTCAAAGGGTTCCCGAG TGCCAAATATAAAAAGTTTGCCACagagcaagaagcaaaagattTCGTCACCGCCTCCAGAGatgctctttcttcccaacCACCCCCATTTGGTAAAAGAAAACGGGCTGAACTAGAAGATAGCAAAGCGATACCTATTGATACTCATTTTCGAGCCACTTCCCCGGCAACAATGGCCTTACCTGCATCTTTACCATCGAAATTACAAAAGATAGCTCAGCAGGGTTTCAATTTTACTGAGTCTACCCCACACTATCTTGTTGTCTATACAGATGGCTCCGCCAGAGGAAATGGACAGGTAGGCTCAAGAGCAGGGGCTGGAGTTTGGTGGGGTagtcaaggagaagcgTCCAAACA AAACTGGGCGGAGAGAGTGCCAGGGGAGCCACAGACCAATAACCGAGGAGAATTGCTC GCTGTTATACGAGCCATTGAAAGATGCCCTTTTCCAGATATCCCGTTGGAAGTGCGATGTGATTCACAATACACCATCTCCT GTATGACCATCTGGCTTCCAAAATGGATGAACAACAATTTCAGGAACAGTAATAGACAAGAAGTCGTCAATACAGATTTGATCAAACATCTTCTAGTTCTTCTCAGGCGAAGAGGACCCGCTGGGAGAGTCAAATTCAAATACGTGCCTGCACATAGTGGAGTGGAGGGGAATGAGGCGGCCGAT AGACTAGCTCGCACTGGCGGTGCATTGCCTCCCGTTTCACATGAAAGTAACTGGCTTGATCCCGAAGATGAGGTTGTTCCTTGCGGCTCAGAAACTCACCCAACAGAGGTTGAATTGGAG attgatgaagattgGCTGATGACCGCGGAAGAGTTGGCCGCACTCGAACAGCAGTTCGTTTAG
- a CDS encoding survival factor 1, translated as MSWFGSSKSSSNSVAGATNFWPSTSYNTGFGELTESDTAWLNANNQGFQTETNVWYTVLADGSLLMVQVIWSYLGIFLIPATTQMTFKHYNPTTKKAVWKSVHASNAKFNKQGCKSDVFEIRHSGSPNEAETYNITASLEKDVQITVEYTKPADAPGFKLGSGPDGGISTFGKDRAKREGYVVHRFHPFIHGSGTVVINGQAIDAKGEGVFIHAIQGMRPNLIASRWNFCFFSTAPGQDEEKLGSVRAIQMEFETTDDFGPKGAKSGRTKVNIGAIYCSKTAPIPFLITGQTHAPPSDSTYPVPSQDISSATHLNPVHDSETGYSVPGSIEFKWQGDRRDGQGKAGATLVIEKQGKVLGEGGLIEKVDVLAEIPYVIKKGLTAMTGTNAYIYQYHNPATLEVSLGEEVIPVKGFVFNEASFISP; from the exons ATGTCCTGGTTCGG ATCAAGTAAGTCCAGCTCAAACTCAGTCGCCGGCGCCACCAACTTTTGGCCCTCTACCTCCTACAACACTGGCTTCGGTGAGCTCACCGAGTCTGACACTGCA TGGTTGAACGCCAATAATCAGGGTTTCCAAACGGAAACCAACGTTTGGTACACTGTCCTTGCCGATGGTAGTCTTCTGATGGTTCAAGTCATCTGGTCTTACCTCGG CattttcctcatccccgCCACCACCCAAATGACCTTCAAGCATTACAATCCCACTACTAAGAAGGCCGTTTGGAAGTCTGTGCATGCGTCAAACGCCAAGTTCAATAAGCAGGGCTGCAAGTCTGATGTTTTT GAGATCAGACACTCTGGGTCACCCAACGAGGCAGAGACGTACAACATTACTGCTTCCCTGGAGAAGGACGTTCAGATTACTGTCGAGTACACCAAGCCTGCCGATGCACCCGGGTTCAAACTTGGCTCTGGCCCTGACGGCGGTATTTCTACGTTCGGCAAGGACAGAGCTAAGAGGGAAGGCTATGTTGTTCACCGattccatcccttcatccatgGCTCTGGTACCGTTGTCATCAATGGACAAGCTATTGACGCCAAGGGCGAGGGTGTATTTATACATGCCATTCAGGGTATGAGGCCAAACTTGATTGCCTCTCGATGGaacttttgctttttctccacTGCTCCAGggcaagatgaggagaaacTAGGGAGCGTGAGGGCGATTCAGATGGAGTTCGAGACTACG GATGATTTCGGACCCAAGGGCGCAAAGTCCGGTCGAACTAAGGTCAATATCGGTGCTATCTATTGCAGCAAGACTGctcccatcccattccttaTCACTGGCCAGACACATGCCCCTCCTTCTGACTCTACGTATCCCGTTCCTTCTCAGGATATCTCTTCCGCCACTCACTTGAACCCAGTTCACGATTCTGAAACTGGCTACTCTGTACCTGGCAGCATTGAGTTCAAATGGCAGGGCGATCGACGGGACGGCCAAGGGAAAGCCGGTGCCACTCTTGTCATTGAGAAGCAGGGCAAAGTGCTCGGCGAAGGTGGTCTGATTGAAAAGGTCGACGTTTTGGCCGAGATCCCGTACGTCATCAAGAAGGGTCTAACGGCTATGACCGGGACAAATGCCTACATCTATCAG TACCACAACCCCGCTACACTTGAAGTCAGCCTTGGCGAGGAAGTCATTCCTGTCAAGGGCTTTGTTTTTAACGAAGCgtctttcatttctccttAA
- a CDS encoding succinate dehydrogenase cytochrome b556 subunit — protein sequence MSVSILRNSLARAVQKPSILRTTPGLMLAQRRLASTQPMTDAESITLLNSQRQHRPTSPHLAIYQPQLTWYLSSLHRITGVAVGGALYLSAMAYLLHPLVPAIDSAHLIQLVHDLPGWLKGSAKFIIALPFTFHCYNGLRHLNWDIGKALTIKGVYRTGYAVLGATVLSSLYLAFFI from the exons ATGTCCGTCTCAATCCTCCGCAACTCCCTTGCTAGGGCAGTCCAGAAGC CCTCAATCCTCCGGACCACTCCCGGTCTCATGCTGGCCCAGCGACG ACTCGCCTCTACCCAACCCATGACTGACGCTGAGAGCATTACTCTTCTTAACTCCCAAAGGCAACACCGACCTACGTCTCCTCATCTGGCCATTTACCAGCCTCAG CTCACATGGTATCTCTCCAGTTTGCACCGTATCACCGGTGTTGCTGTTGGAGGTGCTCTTTACCTGTCCGCCATGGCctaccttcttcacccccTTGTCCCTGCCATCGACTCTGCCCACCTCATTCAACTGGTGCACGACTTACCCGGATGGTTGAAGGGAAGCGCCAAGTTCATCATTGCTCtccccttcaccttccactGCTATAACGGTTTGAGGCATTTGAACTGGGATATTGGAAAAG CTCTTACCATTAAGGGTGTCTACCGAACAGGTTACGCTGTTCTCGGTGCCACtgttctctcttccctttacCTCGCATTCTTCATTTAA
- a CDS encoding tRNA dimethylallyltransferase — protein sequence MTSQRPIVAVIGTTGVGKSQLAVSLAQSFNLSRSSRLDLSNDENEKHPAVILSADSMQLYTGLDVITNKVTVEEMGGIEHWGLNMVTPGEGKSWEVGKWCNEANAKISTMPEDALPIICGGTHYFIQHFLFPPPELSFVRDDETKSQTEDHLSVRWTPPGPRPPIPQNLSPELIALLDTFWLTEPTWPRTSESSLTPRNSGPSKSSRPTTTGDDHLLALYRLLEAIDPKESQRWHWRDGRKVRRSLERWWERGGAVDSVLSSNAPGESKGREARFRTLIFWVYEPMETLRPRLDRRVDKMLENGLLNEILELREIAQRVYGSTDATDHTEGIFQAIGYKEFASLPLPSPDPQSHPLFPAMVDRTKVSTQQYAKSQLKWIKKQLLPAVREALSLGGEVEVYVVPGGEAGIPLATEILRQFMKRDKIPSNLEVGHVKAKELLQALEENGIVPNTADRQSINARKICEICSTPNNPCSVLLRDWDQHTKTRTHKHNASPIKMDKAEWIARQKAMGEERKTERQRLKQESMAAEINQKAV from the exons ATGACATCTCAGAGACCCATTGTGGCTGTTATAGGTACTACTGGCGTAGGTAAATCTCAGCTGGCTGTGTCACTTGCCCAATCTTTCAATCTTTCCCGGTCATCACGTTTGGACTTGAGCAACGATGAAAACGAAAAGCACCCCGCAGTCATACTTTCTGCCGACTCCATGCAGCTTTACACCGGTTTAGATGTGATCACCAACAAGGTGACTGTTGAGGAAATGGGCGGGATTGAACACTGGGGACTGAATATGGTTACTCCAGGAGAGGGTAAGAGTTGGGAAGTAGGGAAATGGTGTAACGAAGCAAATGCTAAG ATTTCAACAATGCCAGAAGACGCCTTGCCAATAATTTGTGGAGGGACGCATTATTTTATCCagcacttcctcttccccccaCCTGAGCTATCCTTTGTTCGCGATGACGAGACCAAAAGCCAAACAGAAGACCATTTGTCTGTCAGATGGACACCGCCAGGTCCTAGACCGCCTATTCCGCAAAACTTATCACCAGAGCTTATAGCTCTCTTGGATACCTTTTGGCTTACCGAGCCTACATGGCCCAGGACCTCCGAATCCTCATTAACGCCCAGAAATTCGGGACCATCAAAATCCAGCAGGCCTACAACAACAGGGGAtgaccatcttcttgcGTTGTATCGCTTGTTGGAAGCCATCGATCCAAAAGAATCTCAAAGATGGCATTGGCgagatgggaggaaggtcaGAAGGAGCTTGGAAAGGTGGTGGGAAAGGGGAGGCGCCGTGGATAGCGTCCTTTCATCGAATGCTCCAGGGGAGTcgaagggaagggaggcCAGGTTCAGGACGCTGATTTTCTGGGTTTACGAGCCCATGGAGACTTTGAGACCGAGATTGGATAGAAGAGTGGACAAAATGCTCGAA AATGGATTGCTCAATGAGATATTGGAGCTAAGAGAAATAGCTCAAAGAGTATATGGGAGCACAGATGCCACAGACCATACCGAGGGCATATTCCAAGCGATAG GTTACAAAGAATTTgcatctctccctcttccctctcccgatcctcaatctcatccactcttccccGCCATGGTTGATCGAACAAAGGTTTCCACCCAACAATATGCTAAATCTCAACTCAAGTGGATAAAGAAGCAACTCTTGCCCGCGGTGCGGGAAGCCCTCTCACTGGGCGGCGAAGTTGAGGTCTATGTTGTTCCTGGAGGGGAAGCAGGAATTCCACTGGCAACCGAAATCTTACGTCAATTCATGAAACGAGATAAAATACCTTCAAATTTGGAAGTAGGCCATGTTAAGGCAAAGGAGCTGTTGCAGGCTTTGGAAGAAAATGGCATCGTACCAAATACAGCGGA TCGGCAAAGTATAAATGCTCGTAAAATATGTGAAATATGTTCAACTCCCAATAATCCATGTTCAGTACTTTTGAGAGATTGGGATCAGCATACGAAAACAAGAACGCACAAACA TAATGCCAGCCCTATCAAAATGGACAAAGCCGAGTGGATAGCCAGGCAAAAAGCTatgggggaagagaggaagactgAAAGGCAGAGACTCAAGCAAGAATCAATGGCAGCAGAAATAAATCAGAAAGCAGTTTGA
- a CDS encoding vacuolar protein 8: MGNALSSCCSPRRKNAYEPLLLETEREAVADLLQYLENRSTTNFFAGSPLAALTTLSFSENVDLQRSAALAFAEITEKEVREVGRDTLDPILYLLSSHDPEVQRAASAALGNLAVNAENKLLVVSLGGLEPLIRQMLSPNVEVQCNAVGCITNLATHDENKTQIAKSGALVPLTRLAKSKDMRVQRNATGALLNMTHSDENRQQLVAAGAIPVLVSLLNSPDTDVQYYCTTALSNIAVDAANRKKLAQSEPKLVQSLVQLMDSQSLKVQCQAALALRNLASDSKYQIEIVKFGGLKPLLRLLHSSYLPLILSAAACVRNVSIHPANESPIIESGFLQPLIELLSFDENEEVQCHAISTLRNLAASSEKNKGAIVEAGAVEKIKSLVLTVPLAVQSEMTACVAVLALSDDLKPQLLEMGICEVLIPLTNSPSVEVQGNSAAALGNLSSKAAEDYAPFNAVWNKPDGGLHAYLVRFLSSADITFQHIAVWTIVQLLEAEDEQLTNNIRSSPILISSIRQLAKSPPPSRAGGAPRRDPNDPSAGSSDDEFEDGLTDQEGEGEIVSLARRILDLTEAGEEGDEFGERAGRNVPVSSHGQASGQGQTSNVGSMGSEHAALRASVHRALSGGGR; the protein is encoded by the exons ATGGGCAACGCACTCAGCAGCTGTTGCAGcccgaggaggaagaacgcCTATGAGCCGCTCCTCCTCGAGACAGAGCGCGAGGCCGTCGCAGACCTCCTCCAGTATTTAGAGA ACCGATCCACTACCAACTTCTTCGCCGGCTCTCCTCTCGCAGCACTCACCACCTTGTCGTTCTCTGAGAATGTTGACCTCCAACGTTCAGCCGCCTTAGCGTTCGCGGAAATcacagagaaggaggtcaGAGAAGTCGGTAGAGATACCCTCGATCCCATTCTCTATTTGTTAAGCAGCCACGATCCCGAGGTGCAGAGAGCAGCCAGCGCTGCATTGGGCAATTTGGCCGTCAACG CCGAAAACAAGCTCTTAGTTGTGTCTCTGGGTGGTCTTGAACCACTCATTCGACAAATGCTCAGCCCCAACGTGGAAGTGCAATGCAATGCAGTTGGGTGCATCACAAACCTTGCCACCCATG ACGAAAATAAGACTCAAATCGCCAAGTCTGGTGCGTTAGTGCCTTTAACCCGGTTGGCCAAGTCAAAGGATATGCGAGTACAGAGGAACGCCACTGGGGCGCTACTCAATATGACTCATTCCG ACGAGAACCGTCAACAGCTTGTCGCTGCGGGTGCCATTCCTGTTCTTGTCAGCCTTCTTAATTCACCGGATACCGATGTCCAATATTACTGCACGACTGCTCTGAGTAACATTGCTGTTGACG CTGCCAACCGAAAGAAGCTTGCTCAGTCTGAGCCCAAGCTTGTTCAGAGCCTTGTCCAGCTCATGGACAGTCAGAGTTTGAAGGTTCAATGTCAggctgctcttgctcttcgCAACCTTGCCAGTGACA GCAAATATCAAATCGAAATTGTCAAATTCGGCGGCCTTAAACCccttctccgtcttcttcactcttcctatcttcctctcattcTCTCAGCCGCTGCTTGTGTCCGCAATGTGTCTATCCACCCCGCAAATGAATCGCCCATCATCGAGTCGGGTTTCCTCCAACCTCTAATTGAGCTCTTGTCTTTTGACGAAAACGAAGAAGTTCAGTGTCATGCAATCTCCACTTTACGGAATTTAGCTGCAAGTAGcgagaagaacaagggaGCGATTGTGGAAGCTGGAGCTGTGGAAAAGATAAAGTCTCTGGTCTTGACTGTTCCATTGGCAGTGCAAAGTGAAATGACAGCTTGCGTTGCAGTCTTGGCGTTGAGTG ATGATTTGAAGCCACAACTCCTGGAAATGGGAATCTGTGAGGTGCTTATTCCTTTGACCAATTCCCCTAGTGTTGAGGTACAGGGGAACAGCGCGGCAGCTTTGGGAAATCTCTCTTCTAAAG CGGCCGAGGATTATGCGCCCTTCAACGCAGTATGGAACAAGCCCGACGGAGGATTGCACGCCTATCTCGTGAGGTTCTTAAGCAGCGCCGATATCACCTTCCAACACATTGCCGTCTGG ACCATCGTACAATTACTGGAAGCTGAAGACGAGCAGCTGACCAACAACATTCGATCCTCACCTATTTTGATATCTTCTATCCGTCAACTCGCCaaatctcctcctccttctcgtgCCGGTGGTGCCCCTCGCCGTGATCCGAACGACCCTTCCGCTGGCTCATCGGACGATGAATTCGAGGATGGATTAACAGATcaggagggggaaggggagattGTCAGCCTCGCTCGGCGGATTTTGGATCTCACCGAAGcgggggaagaaggtgatgagTTTGGTGAAAGAGCGGGTCGAAACGTCCCTGTTAGTAGCCATGGACAAGCCTcagggcaagggcaaacTAGTAATGTCGGAAGTATGGGTTCGGAGCACGCGGCGTTGAGAGCTAGTGTGCACCGGGCGCTAagtggtggaggcagaTAG